The following coding sequences lie in one Mycobacterium gordonae genomic window:
- a CDS encoding alpha/beta hydrolase has product MKLDPQVAALLDTLDTGFPPVHTMTGAQARAVIRSRLVLPDDPEPVAEIFDDVVPGPGGDIAVRIYRPVGDELPVLIYAHGGGFVFCDLDCHDGLCRSIANLVPAVVVSVGYRLAPEHPWPAAAEDVYAITGLAANGIFGGDPGRLVVGGDSAGGNLAAVTALMSRDRDGPELTAQMLIYPVLAADFDTESYRLFGRGFYNPKPAMQWYWDQYVPRVADRAHPYVAPLHGDLRGLPPAVLVIAGHDPLRDEALAYAAGLESAGVSVTQIYLEGAIHGFMSIPTLDLAREAQERACAQLAAVVGSAG; this is encoded by the coding sequence GTGAAACTCGACCCTCAGGTCGCGGCGCTGCTCGACACACTGGACACCGGCTTCCCTCCGGTGCACACGATGACGGGTGCGCAGGCGCGGGCGGTCATCCGTTCACGACTGGTGCTGCCGGATGATCCGGAGCCGGTCGCTGAAATTTTCGACGACGTGGTTCCCGGACCCGGTGGGGATATTGCGGTGCGGATCTACCGACCTGTCGGCGACGAGCTGCCCGTCCTGATCTATGCACACGGCGGCGGCTTCGTGTTCTGCGACCTGGACTGCCACGACGGATTGTGCCGCAGTATCGCGAATCTGGTTCCAGCCGTGGTGGTTTCGGTGGGATATCGGCTGGCGCCGGAGCATCCGTGGCCGGCGGCGGCCGAGGATGTGTATGCGATTACCGGTTTGGCGGCCAACGGGATCTTTGGCGGAGACCCCGGCCGGCTGGTGGTCGGAGGTGACAGCGCGGGTGGGAACCTCGCCGCGGTGACCGCATTGATGTCGCGTGATCGCGATGGCCCTGAGCTGACGGCACAAATGCTGATCTATCCCGTGCTCGCGGCTGACTTCGACACCGAGTCCTACCGCCTATTCGGCCGTGGCTTTTACAACCCGAAGCCGGCCATGCAGTGGTACTGGGACCAGTACGTGCCGCGCGTCGCCGATCGGGCGCATCCTTACGTCGCACCTCTCCACGGTGATCTGCGCGGACTGCCGCCTGCCGTGCTGGTGATCGCCGGTCATGATCCGCTGCGTGATGAGGCACTTGCCTACGCTGCGGGGCTCGAATCGGCCGGAGTCTCGGTGACGCAGATTTACCTCGAGGGCGCGATACACGGCTTCATGTCCATTCCGACTCTGGATCTTGCGCGCGAAGCGCAGGAGCGGGCGTGCGCACAACTGGCGGCGGTGGTCGGTTCGGCTGGATGA
- a CDS encoding acyl-CoA dehydrogenase family protein, producing the protein MSERVLDRVVDMADQLHEQATEAERIGRLTDGTVKMMKAAGLIRLLQTRQYQGFEVHPREFAETTMATAALDPAAGWIVGVVGVHPYQLAYADPKVAAEIWADDVDTWMASPYAPQGVARPVDGGFVFNGRWQFSSGTDHCDWIILGAMLADPQGVPLMPPRMLHMILPRKDYEIVEDSWNVVGLRGTGSKDVIVKNAFVPTYRTMDATKVMDGTAQREAGMTEPLYLMPWSTMFPLGISAATIGIAEGALAAHLDYQRERVGATGTAIKDDPYVMYAIGEAAADINAARQELLANADRIYDMVAAGREVSFADRAAGRRTQVRAVWRAVSAVDEIFARSGGNAARMDRPLQRYWRDVHVGQMHAIHVPGSTYHAAALSSFGVEPPTGPLRALI; encoded by the coding sequence ATGAGCGAGCGGGTACTCGACCGCGTAGTGGACATGGCGGACCAACTCCACGAACAGGCCACCGAGGCGGAGCGCATCGGCCGGCTCACCGACGGCACGGTCAAGATGATGAAGGCAGCCGGGTTGATCCGGCTGCTGCAGACCAGGCAGTACCAAGGGTTCGAGGTGCATCCCCGGGAGTTCGCCGAGACGACGATGGCGACGGCGGCGCTGGACCCGGCGGCCGGCTGGATCGTTGGCGTGGTGGGCGTGCACCCGTACCAACTCGCCTACGCGGACCCGAAGGTCGCCGCCGAGATCTGGGCCGACGACGTCGACACCTGGATGGCCTCGCCGTATGCGCCGCAGGGCGTGGCGCGGCCCGTCGACGGGGGCTTCGTCTTCAACGGGCGCTGGCAGTTCAGCTCCGGAACTGACCACTGCGACTGGATCATCCTGGGTGCCATGCTCGCTGACCCGCAGGGCGTTCCGCTGATGCCGCCGCGGATGCTGCACATGATCCTGCCCCGTAAGGACTACGAGATCGTCGAGGACTCATGGAACGTGGTGGGGCTGCGGGGCACCGGATCCAAAGACGTCATCGTCAAGAATGCGTTCGTGCCGACCTACCGGACCATGGATGCGACCAAGGTGATGGACGGCACCGCCCAGCGCGAGGCCGGCATGACCGAGCCGCTGTACCTGATGCCGTGGTCGACGATGTTCCCGCTGGGTATCTCAGCGGCGACTATCGGCATCGCCGAGGGCGCGCTGGCCGCACACCTGGACTACCAACGCGAACGCGTCGGCGCCACCGGCACCGCGATCAAGGACGACCCCTACGTCATGTACGCGATCGGGGAAGCCGCCGCCGACATCAACGCCGCCCGCCAGGAGCTCCTGGCCAACGCCGACCGCATCTACGACATGGTCGCCGCTGGCAGGGAGGTGTCGTTCGCCGACCGCGCCGCCGGACGCCGCACCCAGGTGCGCGCGGTGTGGCGCGCGGTGTCAGCCGTCGACGAGATCTTCGCCCGCTCCGGCGGCAACGCCGCGCGGATGGACAGGCCATTGCAGCGTTACTGGCGCGATGTCCATGTCGGACAGATGCACGCGATACACGTGCCCGGCTCCACCTACCACGCCGCCGCGCTGAGCTCCTTCGGTGTCGAGCCACCGACGGGACCGCTGCGCGCACTGATCTAG
- a CDS encoding flavin-containing monooxygenase, protein MNDAQPLDALVVGAGFAGLYALHKLRAQGLRVRVVEAAPELGGTWYYNRYPGARCDVESVDYCYSFSEELQQEWNWTEKYATQAEILRYLNWVADKLNLRRDIEFNTRVISAVFDEDALGWTLTTDTGSHLKARFVLMATGPLSDAMTPDFPGLHTFAGEVHHTAHWPHDPVDFTGKRVAVIGTGSSGIQSIPIIAEQAAHLTVFQRTPNFSVPAGNKPLSTEELDEIKRGYAERRRLSWRSGGGSPHLTADKPAMEVSAQERRAAFEKRWQLGGVLYSKTFPDQTIDAAANEAAREFYEEKVRAVIDDPAVADLLIATDHPIGTKRICTDSNYFQTFNKPNVTLISVRATPIESVDSSGINTAEQHYDLDMIVFATGFDALTGALAKIDIVGRDGAKLRDRWAQGPCSYLGLGIDGFPNLFVISGPGAPAVLANMVLHAEAQVNWIADAIEYLDSHGYAALEAAADAVENWGAECARLAEATLFTKANSWYMGANVPGKPLGFMLFIGGFATYNQICADVADAGYKGFELVKKAGTGAHRR, encoded by the coding sequence GTGAACGATGCACAGCCGTTAGACGCGCTGGTAGTGGGGGCCGGGTTCGCCGGCCTGTACGCCCTGCACAAGCTTCGCGCGCAAGGCCTGCGGGTGCGGGTGGTCGAGGCCGCCCCCGAACTGGGCGGCACCTGGTACTACAACCGGTATCCGGGCGCCCGCTGTGACGTCGAAAGTGTCGACTATTGCTACTCGTTTTCTGAGGAGCTGCAACAGGAATGGAACTGGACCGAGAAGTACGCGACCCAGGCCGAAATCCTGCGCTACCTGAACTGGGTCGCGGACAAACTGAACCTGCGCCGCGACATCGAGTTCAACACCCGCGTCATCTCGGCGGTGTTCGACGAGGACGCGCTGGGATGGACGCTCACCACCGACACCGGCAGTCACCTCAAAGCGCGGTTCGTGCTGATGGCCACCGGTCCGCTGTCGGACGCCATGACACCGGACTTCCCCGGACTGCACACCTTCGCAGGCGAAGTCCACCACACCGCGCACTGGCCGCACGATCCCGTCGACTTCACCGGCAAGCGGGTGGCCGTTATCGGGACCGGATCCTCGGGCATTCAGTCGATTCCGATCATCGCCGAGCAGGCCGCACACCTGACCGTCTTCCAGCGCACCCCCAATTTCAGCGTCCCGGCCGGCAACAAGCCGTTGTCCACCGAGGAACTCGACGAGATCAAGCGCGGTTACGCGGAGCGCCGCCGCCTGTCCTGGCGTAGCGGCGGGGGATCGCCGCATCTCACCGCGGACAAGCCGGCCATGGAAGTCAGCGCGCAAGAGCGGCGCGCTGCCTTCGAAAAACGTTGGCAGTTGGGCGGAGTCCTCTATTCGAAGACCTTCCCCGACCAGACCATCGACGCGGCCGCCAACGAGGCGGCTCGCGAGTTCTACGAAGAGAAGGTTCGCGCCGTCATCGACGACCCGGCAGTCGCCGACCTGCTGATCGCGACCGATCACCCGATCGGTACCAAGCGAATCTGCACCGACAGCAACTACTTTCAGACCTTCAACAAACCCAACGTGACGTTGATCAGCGTGCGAGCCACACCGATCGAATCAGTGGACAGCAGCGGCATCAACACCGCCGAGCAGCACTACGACCTCGACATGATCGTTTTCGCAACCGGTTTCGACGCGCTCACGGGTGCGCTGGCCAAGATCGACATCGTCGGTCGGGACGGCGCGAAGCTTCGTGACCGGTGGGCACAGGGGCCGTGCAGTTATCTCGGCCTGGGCATCGACGGCTTTCCGAACCTGTTCGTGATATCGGGCCCCGGAGCGCCGGCGGTATTGGCCAACATGGTCTTACACGCCGAAGCGCAGGTCAATTGGATCGCCGACGCCATCGAGTACCTGGATAGCCACGGCTACGCCGCCCTCGAAGCCGCCGCCGACGCGGTGGAGAACTGGGGCGCCGAATGCGCACGGCTGGCCGAGGCAACGCTCTTCACCAAGGCCAATTCTTGGTACATGGGCGCGAACGTGCCCGGTAAGCCACTGGGTTTCATGCTGTTCATCGGCGGCTTCGCCACCTACAACCAGATCTGTGCCGATGTCGCCGACGCCGGCTACAAGGGCTTCGAACTCGTCAAGAAAGCGGGCACGGGTGCTCATCGCCGGTGA
- a CDS encoding HNH endonuclease signature motif containing protein — protein MASSTREEIVEVFNALDAAVDHLCDLTFDALTTPEFLRGVERLEKVHRRMRTPQHTLINHLKTQATEEELGAKLPAALAERLRITKADANRRIAEAEDLGPRRALTGEPLPPTLSSTAQAQRQGLIGDGHIKVIRDFIAHLPCSIDVGTWEAAEKDLAGKACDFRPDQVAKYARELMALLHPDGDYTDEERARHRGLNLGPQQFDGMSRISGLITPELRALIEALWAKLAAPGAANPEDEKPVLDGAPDEQAARRDSRSQPQRNHDAMVTAIRELFASGELGTHNGLPVSIIVTTTLKDLEAGAGRARTGGGTRIPLPTLINWAATSHHYLAVFDGAKPLALFHAKRFANLAQRLMLLAKDGGCTRPGCDVPGYHTQVHHASGWTNTHVTDIHDLTLACGPDNRLAEKGWTTRKNAKSDTEWLPPAHLDHGQPRINTFHHPEKLFAPDDDEPD, from the coding sequence ATGGCATCGAGTACGCGTGAGGAGATCGTGGAGGTCTTCAACGCACTCGACGCAGCCGTTGATCACCTGTGCGACTTGACGTTCGACGCGTTGACCACCCCGGAGTTCCTGCGCGGTGTGGAGCGCCTGGAAAAGGTGCACCGCCGGATGCGCACCCCACAGCACACGTTGATCAACCACCTCAAAACCCAAGCGACCGAGGAAGAACTCGGCGCCAAACTCCCCGCCGCCTTGGCCGAGCGGCTACGGATCACCAAAGCCGACGCCAACCGGCGCATCGCCGAAGCCGAAGACCTCGGCCCGCGCCGCGCGTTGACGGGAGAGCCGTTGCCACCGACGTTGAGTTCCACCGCGCAGGCTCAACGCCAGGGCCTGATCGGGGACGGGCATATCAAGGTGATCCGCGACTTCATCGCCCACCTGCCCTGCAGCATCGACGTGGGCACCTGGGAAGCCGCCGAAAAAGACCTCGCCGGCAAAGCGTGTGACTTCCGCCCCGACCAGGTCGCCAAATACGCCCGCGAACTCATGGCGCTGCTGCACCCCGACGGCGACTACACCGACGAGGAACGCGCCCGACACCGCGGCCTCAACCTGGGTCCCCAGCAATTCGACGGCATGTCACGCATCAGCGGCCTGATCACCCCGGAGTTGCGGGCGTTGATCGAAGCGCTGTGGGCTAAACTCGCCGCGCCCGGCGCCGCTAATCCTGAGGACGAGAAGCCGGTCCTTGACGGCGCACCCGATGAGCAAGCGGCCCGCCGCGACAGCCGCAGCCAACCCCAACGCAATCACGACGCCATGGTCACCGCCATCCGGGAGCTGTTCGCCTCCGGCGAGCTGGGCACCCACAACGGCCTACCCGTCAGCATCATCGTCACCACCACCCTCAAAGACCTCGAAGCCGGGGCGGGACGCGCCCGCACCGGCGGCGGCACCCGCATCCCGCTGCCCACCCTGATCAACTGGGCCGCGACCTCGCATCATTATCTGGCGGTGTTCGACGGCGCCAAACCCCTGGCCCTGTTCCACGCCAAGCGCTTCGCCAACCTGGCCCAGCGACTGATGCTGCTGGCCAAAGACGGCGGCTGCACCCGCCCAGGCTGCGACGTCCCCGGCTACCACACCCAAGTGCACCATGCCAGCGGCTGGACGAACACCCACGTCACCGACATCCACGACCTCACCCTCGCCTGCGGTCCGGATAACCGCCTCGCCGAAAAAGGCTGGACTAC
- a CDS encoding nuclear transport factor 2 family protein: MTEVEELLVRLRMLEDERDIARLIASYGPAVDAADPDAAAGLWAQDGVYDIDLMRLEGRDDLRAMVNSGAHQKMVNNGCSHFLGPAVVTVDGDTAVAVCESLVLVREGDGYRVWRATANHFALRRIEGRWRIGTRTSRVLDGNPQAHALLTRGLNGL; the protein is encoded by the coding sequence ATGACCGAAGTCGAAGAGCTGCTCGTCCGCCTGCGCATGCTCGAGGACGAACGCGACATTGCCCGGCTGATCGCCTCCTACGGCCCGGCCGTCGACGCCGCCGACCCCGACGCCGCCGCGGGCCTGTGGGCGCAAGACGGTGTCTACGACATCGACCTGATGCGGTTGGAGGGCCGCGACGACCTGCGCGCCATGGTCAACTCCGGGGCGCACCAGAAGATGGTGAACAACGGGTGCAGCCACTTCCTGGGGCCGGCCGTGGTGACGGTGGACGGCGATACCGCAGTGGCGGTGTGCGAGTCGCTGGTATTGGTGCGCGAGGGCGACGGTTACCGCGTATGGCGCGCTACGGCAAACCATTTCGCGTTGCGGCGCATCGAGGGACGGTGGCGGATCGGCACCCGCACCAGCCGTGTACTCGACGGCAACCCGCAGGCACACGCCCTGCTCACCCGGGGCCTCAACGGCCTGTGA
- a CDS encoding IclR family transcriptional regulator — translation MTASVDTTTPSAVIDRISLVLDAFEGPGRLTLAQIVRRTDLPRSSAHRMLERLVQLRWLRRSGRDYELGMRLVELGSLAVHQDRLVRVAKPLLGELHRATGLVVHLAVLDGSDVVYLDKIGDRVCNGLPTRVGGRQPAHCTAAGKAVLAYRDDASQVDLGVRRTRYSISQSSQLAAELAKVRAHGVAFEREESLLGFGCVAAPIGVTGKAVAAVSVCGPMNRMRFDQRLTAPVRMTAMGIWRNLEGDSVAPTLQPLRPLHPALQYA, via the coding sequence ATGACAGCCAGCGTCGACACCACCACCCCCAGCGCCGTCATCGACCGCATTTCTCTTGTCCTCGACGCATTCGAGGGGCCGGGGCGGCTCACGCTCGCGCAGATCGTGCGACGGACCGACCTGCCCCGGTCTTCGGCACACCGGATGCTCGAGCGGCTGGTGCAATTGCGTTGGCTGCGGCGCAGCGGACGCGACTACGAGCTGGGCATGCGCCTGGTCGAGCTGGGATCACTAGCCGTCCATCAGGACCGCCTGGTACGTGTGGCCAAGCCGCTACTGGGTGAATTGCACCGTGCCACCGGACTTGTCGTGCACCTTGCGGTGCTCGACGGCTCAGACGTGGTCTACCTGGACAAGATCGGCGACCGGGTCTGCAACGGGCTTCCGACCCGGGTCGGCGGCCGTCAACCCGCGCACTGCACCGCGGCGGGAAAGGCCGTGCTCGCGTACCGCGACGACGCTTCCCAGGTCGATCTGGGTGTCCGCAGGACCAGGTACTCGATCTCCCAGAGTTCACAGTTGGCGGCCGAACTGGCGAAGGTGCGCGCGCACGGTGTCGCGTTCGAGCGAGAGGAGTCGCTGCTCGGGTTCGGTTGTGTCGCAGCACCTATCGGCGTTACTGGCAAAGCTGTCGCCGCGGTCTCGGTATGCGGCCCAATGAACCGCATGCGATTCGACCAACGCCTCACGGCGCCGGTACGCATGACCGCGATGGGCATCTGGCGCAACCTCGAAGGCGACTCAGTGGCGCCGACTCTGCAGCCGTTGCGTCCGCTGCACCCCGCACTGCAGTACGCGTGA